A part of Brassica rapa cultivar Chiifu-401-42 chromosome A05, CAAS_Brap_v3.01, whole genome shotgun sequence genomic DNA contains:
- the LOC103868796 gene encoding transcription factor bHLH95, giving the protein MSIQFNMTNAQELGQESIVWGISNSDDSQGGCKRIDKQPPLMRPSHPSEIPTSDKKASKGKKRTQRNEKNHVEESPDHEIHIWTERERRKKMRDMFAKLHALLPQLPPKADKSTIVDEAVSSIKSLEQTLHNLQMRKLEKLQYSSASNTTATTAFPYDPSSSPTILLTPISNQPHILPVGAASADSYSREALLANQISSSSMNLPYPCDDPTAEFDTWSTRNAVLNICGNEAFFSLCCPKDKSGVFTNMCYLFEKYNIDVIFASVSSNVFRSTYMIQAQVKPSYENQLLGDGFGAAEIFKQAAQEMALCFSSS; this is encoded by the exons ATGAGCATTCAGTTCAATATGACTAATGCTCAAGAGTTGGGGCAAGAGAGTATTGTGTGGGGCATATCCAATTCTGATGATTCTCAAGGTGGCTGCAAGAGAATCGACAAGCAACCGCCTCTAATGCGTCCTTCTCATCCGTCTGAAATTCCGACATCCGATAAGAAAGCttcaaaaggaaaaaagagGACCCAAAGAAATGAGAAAAATCATGTAGAAGAATCACCCGATCATGAAATACATATATGGACTGAAAGAgaaaggaggaagaagatgagagatATGTTTGCTAAACTACATGCTTTGCTTCCCCAACTTCCTCCTAAG GCAGACAAATCAACAATCGTAGACGAGGCAGTGAGCTCCATCAAATCCCTTGAACAAACTTTACATAATCTCCAGATGAGAAAACTCGAGAAACTTCAATATTCTTCGGCTTCAAACACAACAGCTACTACTGCTTTCCCTTATGATCCATCTTCTTCTCCTACAATTCTCCTCACACCAATATCAAACCAGCCCCATATCCTTCCCGTAGGTGCCGCCTCAGCAGATTCTTACTCCCGTGAAGCTTTATTGGCCAATCAGATATCTTCTTCCAGCATGAACCTGCCCTACCCTTGTGATGACCCGACTGCTGAGTTTGATACTTGGTCCACACGTAACGCCGTGCTGAATATCTGTGGAAATGAAGCTTTCTTCAGTTTGTGTTGCCCTAAAGACAAATCAGGGGTTTTCACTAATATGTGTTACTTGTTTGAGAAGTATAACATTGACGTTATATTTGCTAGTGTCTCCTCTAATGTTTTCCGGAGCACCTACATGATCCAAGCacaa GTAAAGCCGAGCTATGAGAATCAGTTATTGGGAGATGGGTTTGGAGCTGCGGAAATTTTCAAGCAAGCTGCTCAAGAAATGGCCTTATGTTTTTCATCTTCTTGA